The following nucleotide sequence is from Hirundo rustica isolate bHirRus1 chromosome 24, bHirRus1.pri.v3, whole genome shotgun sequence.
TTCCCCTTACCCCTGCTCCCTCACCGGGAGAAGCAACGCTGTGTGAAAGCTGGAATCCCCTGGCAGTAAAGCTGcagtgtgcctgtgtgtgtgtgtgttcagccTCCCATGCAAAGATAACTCCTCTCTGGGTGCACCTCCTTTGTTTGCCCAGGTCCCATCAGCAGCATCCTGGTGAACAAGTATGGCAGCCGGCCCATCATGATCGCGGGCGGCTGCCTCTCCGGCTGCGGGCTGATCGCAGCCTCCTTCTGCAACACCGTGGAGGAGCTCTACTTCTGCGTTGGGGTCATAGGGGGTAAGTGatggctctgctctggtggGGCAGTGAAAGCAGCAACTTCAACCCAGTAATTATCAGCTGGTGTCTGAATTTGCATGAATTCTGGCTCTTATCACTGCCTGGGCGCCTCTTCTCtagctggcagcaggagctgactCCTGCTCATGCAGCTGGGGAGTGGGTGGGTCAGGGGTTGGAATGGACTGTCTGGGACACTGGTGggatcaccatccctggaagtatgTGGATGTCACACCTGGGAGCGTGGGTTAATgcacctggcagtgctgggggcaatgattggactccatgatcttagagggcttttccaacctaaatgattccatgattctaagtTGAAAATGCAGCTGCCAAACCCCACTTGTCACACCAGCCCTTCTGCCAGTGCCGCTGGGGGTGTCCAAGCCCTGAGCCCCTTATCTCTCTCCTGCAGGCCTTGGACTTGCCTTCAACCTGAACCCTGCCTTAACCATGATCGGCAAGTACTTCTTCAAGAAGCGTCCTCTGGCCAACGGGCTGGCGATGGCGGGCAGCCCCGTCTTCCTCTCCACCCTGGCACCTGTCAACCAGCTCTTCTTCGGCATATTTGGCTGGCGTGGTAGCTTCCTTATCTTGGGTGGCCTCCTGCTGAACTGCTGCGTGGCTGGATCCCTGATGAGGCCCATAGGTCCCAAGCCGGATCAGCTGAAGAAAGAGGCTAATAAAGAAGTGCAGCAGGAGGCCGGGAAAGCGGGGAAAAAGGATGATGGTGACACCAGCACAGACCTCATCGATGGAAAGACCAAGAAGGAGAAGAGCTCGTTCTTCCAGACAATCAACAAATTCTTGGACCTGTCTCTATTCACACACAGGGGCTTCCTGCTCTATTTGTCAGGCAATGTGATCATGTTCTTTGGGTTGTTCGCTCCCTTGGTCTTCCTCAGCAATTATGCAAAGAGCAAGAAGATTGCTAGTGACTCTGCAGCCTTCCTGCTCTCCATACTGGCCTTCGTGGACATGGTGGCCAGGCCTTCCATGGGACTGGTGGCTAACACCAAGTGGGTCAGACCCCGCATCCAGTATTTCTTTGCCATCTCTATTATTTACAATGGGGTTTGCCACCTCTTGGCCCCCATGTCCACCAGCTACGCTGGCTTCTGCATTTATGCCGGCTTCTTTGGATTTGCCTTTGGCTGGCTCAGCTCGATCCTGTTTGAGACCCTGATGGACCTGGTGGGAGCTCAGCGGTTCTCCAGCGCTGTTGGCCTGGTGACCATCGTGGAGTgttgccctgtgctgctgggaccCCCTATGCTAGGTAGGGTGTGCTGTGCCTGGAGAACTCACTGGAGGATGTGGTTTTAATGGGGTGGGGCTGGGTTGGTgattgaacttgatgatcttctTTGACTCTGGCTGTCCTGCCTGGACTTGCTGAATGGTGGTGGGGTCCCTTGAGCCATGGGCAGTGGTCAGGAGACCACCCCAGCATCTGAGGAATGGCCAAGGATCTGAACCCCTGGTGCAGGGTAGGGGAGCAGGGAATAAAGGAATGTGGGACAGATCCTTGCCTGAACGTGAGGGTGATTGGCTTGGGCTGCTCTTGGGAGCATCTCCatgacctggagctgctctggtggGGCATCTTGCTAAACTGTCCCTTCCCTTGTCTCTTAGGGAAGCTCAATGACATATATGGTGACTACAAGTACACGTACTGGGCCTGCGGGATTGTCCTGATCATCTCTGGGATCTACCTCTTCATCGGAATGGGCATCAACTACCGCCTGGTGGCAAAGGAGCAGAAGGCGGAGGAGAAGGCGAAGAATGAAGCGAAGGAGGAAGAGACCAACATTGATGAGGCTGGGAAGCAAAAAGAGGCAAAGAAT
It contains:
- the SLC16A1 gene encoding monocarboxylate transporter 1, which encodes MPPAIGGPVGYTPPEGGWGWAVVIGAFISIGFSYAFPKSITVFFKEIEVIFNASSSKVSWISSIMLAVMYAGGPISSILVNKYGSRPIMIAGGCLSGCGLIAASFCNTVEELYFCVGVIGGLGLAFNLNPALTMIGKYFFKKRPLANGLAMAGSPVFLSTLAPVNQLFFGIFGWRGSFLILGGLLLNCCVAGSLMRPIGPKPDQLKKEANKEVQQEAGKAGKKDDGDTSTDLIDGKTKKEKSSFFQTINKFLDLSLFTHRGFLLYLSGNVIMFFGLFAPLVFLSNYAKSKKIASDSAAFLLSILAFVDMVARPSMGLVANTKWVRPRIQYFFAISIIYNGVCHLLAPMSTSYAGFCIYAGFFGFAFGWLSSILFETLMDLVGAQRFSSAVGLVTIVECCPVLLGPPMLGKLNDIYGDYKYTYWACGIVLIISGIYLFIGMGINYRLVAKEQKAEEKAKNEAKEEETNIDEAGKQKEAKNDVAPSPQKNVEDGVKEEESRM